A region from the Oceanidesulfovibrio marinus genome encodes:
- a CDS encoding Tll0287-like domain-containing protein codes for MKGFTPFKHMSLQAKFLFGLAAIILVGGLIFAGATYYTLQDLLEREVSAKGELVLAQAEAVQNYVRTTLRPAMYKTLGHEKFLIEAMSTSYISRRVMENVGEGRGDGFLYRRTAINARNPKFESSALDLELIKYFRNTPGAESWSGYKVIDGVEHYLTAHPVVFKQSCLRCHGSPENSPHELIERYGSDRGFGHVAGQIAGVTALALPVARSVASIRGAAITFVSLAVGGAVFYFAVANLFFNRLVVHSLRRAADIFPRYFPDDEEAKNLTRTKLPAWSEPGDEIEEALDAMESLASTWPRRARS; via the coding sequence ATGAAGGGCTTCACACCGTTCAAACACATGAGCCTCCAGGCCAAGTTCCTCTTCGGCCTTGCGGCGATCATCCTTGTGGGCGGGCTCATTTTTGCGGGAGCAACGTACTATACCCTGCAGGACCTTCTGGAGCGGGAGGTCTCGGCCAAGGGCGAGCTCGTGCTGGCCCAGGCCGAAGCCGTGCAGAACTACGTGCGCACAACCCTGCGGCCGGCCATGTACAAGACACTGGGGCACGAGAAGTTCCTCATCGAGGCCATGTCCACCTCGTACATCTCCCGGCGGGTGATGGAGAACGTGGGCGAGGGCCGCGGCGACGGCTTCCTCTACCGCAGGACCGCCATCAACGCCCGCAATCCCAAGTTCGAGTCGTCCGCGCTGGACCTCGAGCTCATCAAGTACTTCCGCAACACGCCCGGGGCGGAAAGCTGGTCCGGGTACAAGGTCATCGACGGCGTGGAGCACTACCTCACGGCGCATCCGGTGGTCTTCAAACAATCGTGCCTGCGCTGCCACGGCAGCCCGGAAAACTCCCCGCACGAGCTCATCGAGCGCTACGGCTCGGATCGCGGCTTCGGCCACGTGGCCGGGCAGATCGCCGGGGTCACGGCTCTGGCTCTGCCTGTGGCGCGGTCCGTGGCCAGCATCCGCGGCGCAGCGATCACCTTTGTCTCCCTGGCCGTCGGCGGCGCGGTCTTCTACTTCGCCGTGGCCAACCTTTTTTTCAACAGACTGGTGGTGCACAGTCTGCGCCGCGCGGCCGATATTTTTCCGCGCTACTTCCCGGACGATGAGGAGGCGAAGAACCTGACGCGCACCAAGCTGCCCGCATGGAGCGAGCCTGGCGACGAGATCGAGGAGGCGCTGGACGCCATGGAGAGCCTGGCCAGCACCTGGCCGAGGCGCGCAAGGAGCTGA
- a CDS encoding PAS and helix-turn-helix domain-containing protein, with amino-acid sequence METRKHDLKRVFDAGFGKAEDSYEYGAAPEDTKALFSTLFATVEKPLLLFDGKGRVIAANPSARDLFGGDGEMTGREATSLFRGDGGRRFMSEIQAGDEVPKSLEAVSCNDADGNDVKANLRLTPAKLSGSTCYQVFVDAQHDTGSLEQQLARKRRELDEMTITLKNVMETVTRDKRQLKSEMARQIEVELFPMLEKMSHEGAGDIRKSYAEVIKRQLRRITGGAHAEPDPMLMKLTPTELEICRYIQAGQGTKEIAEMMHSAFETIQTHRKNIRRKLKLKGRKVSLCMYLQSRATLPPPGGSFDSLDSFEAEG; translated from the coding sequence ATGGAAACCAGGAAACACGATCTGAAACGAGTATTCGACGCCGGCTTCGGCAAGGCCGAAGACTCGTATGAGTACGGCGCAGCGCCTGAAGACACCAAAGCGCTCTTCTCCACGCTGTTCGCCACGGTGGAGAAGCCACTGCTGCTCTTCGACGGCAAGGGCCGCGTGATTGCGGCCAACCCCAGCGCTCGCGACCTGTTTGGCGGCGACGGCGAGATGACCGGCCGCGAGGCCACCTCGCTCTTCCGCGGCGACGGCGGCCGCCGGTTCATGAGCGAGATCCAAGCCGGCGACGAGGTGCCGAAGAGTCTGGAGGCCGTTTCCTGCAACGACGCCGACGGCAACGACGTGAAGGCCAACCTGCGCCTGACGCCGGCCAAGTTGTCCGGTTCCACCTGCTACCAGGTTTTTGTGGACGCCCAGCACGACACCGGATCGCTGGAGCAGCAGCTCGCGCGCAAACGCCGGGAGCTGGACGAGATGACCATCACCCTGAAAAACGTGATGGAAACCGTGACGCGCGACAAGCGCCAGCTCAAGAGCGAGATGGCGCGGCAGATAGAGGTCGAGCTTTTTCCCATGCTGGAGAAGATGTCCCACGAGGGCGCCGGCGACATCCGCAAGAGCTACGCCGAGGTCATCAAGCGCCAGCTGCGGCGCATCACGGGCGGCGCGCACGCCGAGCCCGACCCCATGCTCATGAAGCTGACGCCCACCGAGCTGGAGATATGCCGCTACATCCAGGCCGGGCAGGGCACCAAGGAAATCGCCGAGATGATGCACTCGGCCTTCGAGACCATCCAGACGCACCGCAAGAACATCCGGCGCAAGCTGAAGCTGAAGGGCCGGAAGGTCTCGCTGTGCATGTACCTGCAGTCACGGGCGACCCTGCCGCCTCCCGGCGGATCGTTCGATTCCCTCGATTCCTTTGAGGCCGAGGGGTAG
- a CDS encoding Hpt domain-containing protein → MAATTDNDGRFDTALFHERYEMGGDGYLELAGTFVSYMDGEMQVLTAAIERGGLTGSDALAKDMASRAHGLAGSGSTFGLRGVQEAALQLERTIRQGQQAMIRACLVQLEEECALAREFLQRMTDES, encoded by the coding sequence ATGGCTGCGACGACAGACAATGACGGACGCTTCGATACTGCGCTGTTCCACGAGCGTTACGAGATGGGCGGCGACGGATACCTGGAGCTGGCCGGAACCTTTGTATCCTACATGGACGGCGAGATGCAGGTCCTGACCGCGGCCATCGAGCGGGGCGGCCTGACCGGCTCCGATGCATTGGCCAAGGATATGGCCTCCCGCGCCCACGGTCTGGCGGGCAGTGGTTCTACATTCGGCCTGCGCGGCGTGCAGGAAGCAGCCCTGCAGCTTGAGCGAACCATCCGCCAGGGGCAGCAGGCCATGATCCGCGCCTGTCTGGTCCAGCTTGAAGAAGAGTGCGCCCTTGCCCGCGAGTTCCTACAGCGGATGACCGACGAGAGCTGA
- a CDS encoding YciI family protein, producing the protein MFIVSLQYIRPIEEIDANLEAHVAYLKEEYAKGSFIASGRKTPRTGGVILSTIGSRDELEAILARDPFNKAGVAEYEIIEFTPTMVAEGFENLRE; encoded by the coding sequence ATGTTCATAGTCTCGTTGCAGTACATACGCCCCATCGAGGAGATCGACGCGAATCTCGAAGCCCACGTCGCCTACCTGAAGGAGGAGTACGCCAAGGGCAGCTTCATCGCTTCCGGCCGCAAGACCCCCAGGACTGGCGGCGTCATCCTCTCCACCATCGGCAGCAGGGACGAGCTTGAAGCGATCCTGGCCCGGGACCCGTTCAACAAGGCCGGCGTTGCTGAATATGAGATCATCGAGTTCACGCCGACCATGGTGGCCGAAGGGTTTGAAAATCTGAGGGAGTAG
- a CDS encoding two-component system sensor histidine kinase NtrB produces the protein MERAWRRDRGGAGRHGEPGQHLAEARKELTQYATGLERMVGERTEALSLEAGERRADVALFVKLLERLNESRTRRELIRYTLPEVAKRFHADRAVFMCAIASRMELHWPDVELETQDTLSEEWRYIVDTGEGIYQTHRAIVPVQSSVDALEGVLCLFWDDAEFDPEKSMNVLGAIGRQLGVSMENLNALDSLLRQNELLQAIIEGITDPLLLMDGRCNVVLANQAARVLTQDRTGLVSDAGPCLRHILGGEMRYPDGTPMAEGTALHETLQRGAPSSYELSLPDGRSFAVSLYPLPELSEAPASRVVVYARENTAERRMLASLQQHEKLITVGRLAAGLAHEINNPLGIIHCYAELLLAAAGDDQQQADAQIILEQTHKAQKVLQDLLNFARSRKPGQGPCRPGSIAQESAEVFSVQAEKAGTRLITAVEPDMPSLRVDPQALEQIFSNLILNALDAVSSVERPGEITVSAGINGGGVYLRVADNGPGVSSEIMDRIFDPFFTTKEVGKGTGLGLAVVYGLAQELGGEVRVDAPKNGPGAVFTLLLPASLLVEAEETVL, from the coding sequence ATGGAGCGAGCCTGGCGACGAGATCGAGGAGGCGCTGGACGCCATGGAGAGCCTGGCCAGCACCTGGCCGAGGCGCGCAAGGAGCTGACCCAGTACGCCACCGGCCTGGAGCGCATGGTGGGCGAACGCACCGAGGCCCTGTCCCTGGAAGCCGGCGAGCGCCGGGCGGACGTGGCCCTGTTCGTCAAGCTGCTGGAGCGGCTCAACGAGAGCCGCACCAGGCGCGAGCTCATCCGCTACACGCTGCCTGAGGTGGCCAAGAGATTCCATGCCGACCGCGCCGTGTTCATGTGCGCCATTGCCTCACGCATGGAGCTCCACTGGCCCGACGTGGAGCTTGAGACCCAGGACACCCTGTCCGAGGAATGGCGGTATATTGTGGATACAGGCGAGGGGATCTACCAGACCCACCGCGCCATCGTGCCGGTCCAGTCGTCTGTGGACGCCCTGGAGGGTGTGCTCTGCCTCTTCTGGGATGACGCCGAGTTCGACCCGGAGAAGTCCATGAACGTGCTCGGCGCCATCGGCCGACAGCTCGGCGTGTCCATGGAGAACCTCAACGCCCTGGACAGCCTGCTGCGGCAGAACGAGCTGCTCCAGGCCATCATCGAGGGCATTACCGACCCGCTGCTGCTGATGGACGGCCGCTGCAACGTGGTGCTGGCCAACCAGGCCGCTCGTGTCCTCACCCAGGACCGCACCGGTCTGGTGTCAGACGCCGGGCCATGTCTCCGGCACATCCTGGGCGGCGAGATGCGCTATCCGGACGGCACCCCCATGGCGGAGGGCACTGCCCTGCACGAGACGCTGCAACGCGGCGCGCCGTCCAGCTACGAGCTCTCCCTGCCGGATGGCCGCTCATTCGCCGTCAGCCTTTATCCCTTGCCGGAGCTGAGCGAGGCGCCCGCCAGCCGGGTGGTCGTCTATGCACGGGAAAACACGGCCGAGCGCCGAATGCTCGCCAGCCTGCAGCAACACGAGAAGCTCATCACCGTGGGCCGTCTGGCCGCCGGACTGGCGCACGAGATCAACAATCCCCTGGGAATCATCCATTGCTACGCCGAGCTGCTTCTTGCCGCGGCGGGCGACGACCAGCAGCAGGCCGACGCCCAGATTATTCTGGAGCAGACGCACAAGGCGCAGAAGGTGCTGCAGGACCTGCTCAACTTCGCCCGTTCGCGCAAGCCGGGCCAGGGACCGTGCCGTCCCGGGAGCATTGCGCAGGAGTCGGCCGAGGTCTTCTCGGTGCAGGCGGAAAAGGCCGGAACGCGGCTGATCACGGCCGTGGAGCCGGACATGCCGTCCTTGCGGGTGGACCCCCAGGCCCTGGAGCAGATTTTTTCCAACCTCATACTCAACGCCCTGGACGCCGTCTCCAGCGTGGAGCGGCCGGGCGAGATTACCGTGAGCGCGGGCATCAACGGCGGGGGCGTCTATCTGCGCGTGGCGGACAACGGCCCCGGCGTTTCGAGCGAGATCATGGACCGCATTTTCGATCCCTTCTTCACCACCAAGGAGGTGGGCAAGGGCACCGGCCTTGGCCTGGCCGTGGTCTATGGCCTGGCCCAGGAGCTGGGCGGCGAGGTGCGTGTGGACGCGCCGAAAAACGGCCCCGGCGCCGTGTTTACCCTGCTGCTGCCGGCCTCGCTGCTGGTGGAGGCTGAAGAGACAGTGTTATGA
- a CDS encoding nucleoside recognition domain-containing protein gives MTNTATSPSFLRAALNAIGGLLRDTVKVVLDLYKVMIPIIILVKILSELNVLGYLAWPLTPVMKLVGLPAETGLVWVTAMFVNLYSAMAVYVSLGALSLNVAQITVLATMMLVAHNLLLETRIAQQCGVSAKSQIIVRVGCAILLGFILHLVFSGFGVFQEPSRLLWDPPAEAPTLLLWAWGQAKGLISLFFIIFGLMVLMQVLKALRITDLFNFVLRPFLKIMGISSNAATITVIGLTLGITYGGGLIIHESRSGTVSRMDLFSAMTLMALSHALIEDTLVMSLLGAHMAGTFWGRLIFSLVVVAILSRLLRKKLAPVEA, from the coding sequence ATGACAAATACAGCAACTTCCCCCTCTTTTCTGCGCGCCGCTCTGAACGCGATCGGCGGGCTCCTGCGCGACACCGTGAAGGTGGTTCTTGACCTCTATAAGGTGATGATCCCCATCATCATCCTCGTTAAAATCCTTTCCGAGCTCAACGTGCTGGGCTACCTGGCCTGGCCGCTCACGCCGGTGATGAAGCTCGTAGGGCTGCCTGCGGAAACAGGGCTCGTCTGGGTCACGGCCATGTTCGTGAACCTCTACAGCGCCATGGCCGTCTACGTTTCGCTGGGCGCGCTGTCGCTCAACGTTGCGCAGATCACGGTTCTGGCCACCATGATGCTTGTGGCGCACAACCTGCTCCTGGAGACGCGCATCGCCCAGCAATGCGGCGTGAGCGCCAAAAGCCAGATCATAGTCCGCGTTGGCTGCGCCATCCTCCTGGGCTTCATCCTGCACCTGGTATTCTCCGGCTTCGGCGTATTCCAGGAGCCCAGCCGCCTGCTCTGGGACCCGCCGGCCGAAGCGCCCACCCTCCTTCTCTGGGCCTGGGGCCAGGCCAAGGGACTCATCAGCCTCTTCTTCATCATCTTCGGCCTCATGGTCCTTATGCAGGTGCTCAAGGCGCTGCGCATCACCGATCTTTTCAATTTTGTGCTGCGCCCCTTCCTCAAGATCATGGGCATCAGCAGCAATGCGGCCACCATCACCGTCATTGGCCTCACCCTGGGCATCACTTACGGCGGCGGGCTCATCATCCACGAAAGTCGCTCCGGCACGGTAAGCCGTATGGACCTGTTCAGCGCCATGACGCTGATGGCGCTCTCCCACGCACTCATCGAGGATACGCTCGTGATGAGCCTGTTGGGCGCGCACATGGCCGGAACCTTCTGGGGCAGGCTGATATTCTCGCTGGTGGTCGTGGCCATCCTCTCCAGACTGCTGCGCAAAAAGCTCGCGCCCGTGGAAGCGTAA
- a CDS encoding DUF3179 domain-containing protein — MHTRPTFLAAALFCLALLCAWAMPVRAQNASGLLPSSAAEAEKAGPDDAYFEELRNSIFETGLGRNNIPPINRPQYISVQDAALAMDDGESVFVLDYGNPDGQPRIYPRRVLVWHVVVNEVLGSGKNARRRSITYSPITGCVRGYSGEVAGFSTPFGSMGTLLNANSILFDYSTNSMWSQLLGMAFDGPLKGTTLESFPLVWTTWGRARKRYPDAKVLSRATGYRRSYGTDPYGSYRRDDSYYQDQRILHPLLHQDDRLEPKARVLGLHLDDLSVAIVRQSLKQPKAANFDAGVTPIVSLWDEDLDAPRLFDRRVGNYQLHFVYRDGSYFDVETGTRWQPDGLAVEGRLENNRLALIDGFDVMWFAWSAFYPSTTIFSWQDAVTAQKTEEETFSAVEQVEPPEPTFDKPGTETLPTLPNVTPPALPKDIPPTVITPDMKINPEEGL, encoded by the coding sequence ATGCATACACGCCCAACCTTCCTGGCCGCGGCCCTCTTCTGCTTGGCGTTGCTCTGCGCCTGGGCAATGCCCGTTCGCGCACAGAACGCCTCGGGACTCCTGCCGTCTTCCGCAGCAGAAGCGGAAAAGGCCGGCCCGGATGACGCCTACTTCGAGGAGCTGCGCAACAGTATCTTTGAAACCGGCCTTGGCCGAAACAACATCCCGCCCATCAACAGACCGCAGTACATCTCAGTGCAGGACGCCGCCCTGGCCATGGACGACGGCGAGAGCGTCTTCGTACTGGACTACGGCAACCCGGACGGCCAGCCCCGCATCTACCCGCGGCGCGTCCTGGTCTGGCACGTGGTGGTCAACGAGGTGCTGGGCTCGGGCAAGAACGCCCGCCGGCGATCCATCACCTACTCTCCCATCACGGGCTGCGTACGCGGCTACTCGGGCGAGGTGGCCGGGTTCAGCACGCCTTTCGGCTCCATGGGCACGCTGCTCAACGCCAACAGCATACTCTTCGACTACTCCACCAACAGCATGTGGTCGCAGCTTCTGGGCATGGCCTTCGACGGGCCGCTCAAGGGCACGACCCTGGAATCCTTCCCCCTGGTCTGGACCACCTGGGGCCGCGCCAGAAAACGCTACCCAGACGCCAAGGTCCTTTCCCGCGCCACCGGCTACAGGCGCTCCTACGGCACGGACCCCTACGGCTCCTACCGCCGGGACGATTCATACTACCAGGACCAGCGGATACTGCACCCGCTACTGCACCAGGACGACAGGCTGGAGCCCAAGGCGCGCGTCCTGGGCCTGCACCTGGACGACCTGAGCGTGGCCATTGTCCGGCAATCGCTCAAACAGCCCAAGGCCGCCAACTTCGACGCCGGCGTCACCCCCATAGTCTCTCTCTGGGATGAGGATCTCGATGCCCCGCGTCTGTTCGACCGCCGGGTGGGCAACTACCAGCTCCATTTTGTCTATCGCGACGGCAGCTACTTTGATGTGGAGACCGGCACACGCTGGCAGCCGGACGGCCTGGCCGTGGAGGGCCGGCTGGAAAACAACCGCCTCGCCCTGATCGACGGCTTCGACGTCATGTGGTTCGCCTGGTCGGCGTTCTACCCTTCCACCACCATCTTCAGCTGGCAGGATGCCGTGACGGCGCAGAAGACGGAGGAGGAGACCTTTTCCGCCGTGGAACAGGTGGAACCGCCGGAACCCACTTTCGACAAACCGGGGACCGAAACCCTGCCCACGCTGCCCAATGTGACGCCGCCCGCGCTGCCCAAGGACATTCCGCCCACGGTGATCACGCCGGACATGAAGATAAACCCGGAAGAAGGCCTGTAG
- a CDS encoding EF-hand domain-containing protein, whose protein sequence is MLKYIVIAAIVAVSPLSVMSSLSYASTDRYPADFSEMDTNKDGVLTWDEFHAYYPELSKDAYDGADTQNDGRVTPEEWKAFVNKPR, encoded by the coding sequence ATGCTGAAATATATCGTGATTGCGGCAATAGTCGCCGTGTCGCCCCTGTCGGTCATGTCATCCCTGTCCTACGCAAGTACGGACCGCTACCCGGCCGATTTTTCGGAGATGGACACCAACAAGGACGGCGTGCTGACCTGGGACGAGTTCCACGCCTACTACCCCGAGCTCTCCAAAGACGCCTATGACGGGGCCGATACCCAGAACGACGGCCGCGTCACCCCCGAAGAGTGGAAGGCGTTCGTGAACAAGCCGCGGTAG
- a CDS encoding permease: MQFVDFLNTYGEAAKTSAGFFWKSGWAFVLGYFVSAMIQAFVPKGRLTPYLGSADTKSVGLATLFGTISSSCSFAALATARALVMKGAHFVAAVAFMFASTNLVIELGILIFIFLGWQFLAAEIVGGLLLILISRSLMLWTYPKSWLQQARDKVNEEADDEEQDFDWRERMFSADGWRLVGKKFVSEWAMVWHEIAIGFTVAGFVAVFVPASFWKAIFFADQAAQSPLYFPMVLENALLAPFVAAATFIGSMGNIPLATVLNSSGVLFAGIMGFIYSDLMVPPLVEINARYYGAKTALYIAGIMYVSIVCTAIVLHYAFALLGMTPESSHAVKEVTQFKIDYTFWMNIAAVLLVGWLSWLNHAWHTRNEEMAMDMGGSGKIKRTIAWTALAIIAIGIIVHLILAL; encoded by the coding sequence ATGCAATTCGTCGATTTTCTGAACACGTATGGGGAAGCAGCCAAAACATCTGCAGGATTTTTCTGGAAATCCGGCTGGGCATTTGTGCTCGGGTACTTCGTCAGCGCCATGATCCAGGCATTCGTACCCAAGGGACGCCTCACGCCATACCTCGGCAGTGCGGACACCAAGAGCGTCGGTCTGGCCACCCTGTTCGGAACGATCAGCTCCTCCTGTTCCTTCGCCGCCTTGGCGACAGCCCGCGCCCTTGTCATGAAAGGGGCGCATTTCGTGGCCGCCGTCGCATTCATGTTCGCATCCACCAACCTTGTCATCGAGCTCGGCATTCTCATCTTCATCTTTCTCGGATGGCAGTTCCTGGCGGCGGAGATCGTCGGCGGGCTCCTGCTCATACTCATCAGCCGCTCTCTTATGCTCTGGACCTACCCAAAAAGCTGGCTGCAGCAGGCCCGGGACAAAGTGAACGAGGAGGCCGACGACGAGGAACAGGATTTCGACTGGCGCGAGCGCATGTTCAGCGCCGACGGCTGGCGGCTGGTGGGCAAGAAGTTTGTGAGCGAATGGGCCATGGTCTGGCACGAGATCGCCATCGGCTTTACCGTAGCCGGCTTTGTCGCCGTTTTTGTTCCCGCGTCTTTTTGGAAAGCGATTTTCTTTGCAGATCAGGCGGCCCAGAGCCCCCTGTATTTCCCCATGGTGCTGGAGAACGCCCTGCTCGCTCCGTTTGTGGCGGCCGCCACATTCATCGGGTCCATGGGCAACATCCCCCTTGCCACGGTGCTGAACTCCAGCGGTGTGCTTTTCGCTGGCATCATGGGCTTTATATACTCCGACCTCATGGTGCCACCACTCGTGGAAATCAATGCCCGCTACTACGGCGCCAAGACAGCGTTGTACATTGCCGGAATCATGTATGTGAGCATCGTGTGCACAGCCATAGTTCTCCACTATGCCTTTGCACTGCTGGGCATGACGCCGGAAAGCTCACACGCCGTGAAGGAAGTGACCCAGTTCAAGATCGATTACACATTCTGGATGAACATAGCGGCCGTCCTTCTTGTGGGGTGGCTCTCCTGGCTGAACCATGCCTGGCACACACGGAACGAGGAGATGGCCATGGACATGGGAGGCAGCGGGAAGATCAAGCGCACCATCGCCTGGACAGCGCTGGCCATCATCGCTATCGGCATCATCGTGCACCTAATCCTCGCACTCTAA
- a CDS encoding cation-translocating P-type ATPase, translating into MVDPATKPDIPAKPWAAPYEDVARDLDTNIHSGLTDDEARRRLEQYGPNALETRSRTSAWAILYAQFKNLIVLLLAAAAALSFAFGQWLEGFSICIALAINVVIGFVTELKAVRSMESLQELSKTTARVLRGGVTKEISAADVVPGDIVVLESGDLMAADMRIVEASRLRANESALTGESMPVHKHADPVETDAPLAERFGMLYKGTALTLGSGRAIAVATGMDTEIGRISELAEQAESEQPPLEKRLDSLGNRLFWIVLVIAAVIAGVGYFARMDPLLIIETAIALAVAAIPEGLPIVATIALARGMWRMAKRNALINRLSAVETLGTVTVLFSDKTGTLTENRMRLTTLSVAGREDIASIKADNDGVFRPDAEALENTVRQAVLVGVLCNNASLGDGEGEVTGDPMEVALLEAGRDAGIRRPELLQSMEEHKEEAFDPELKMMATFHTREDGQGLVVAVKGAPESVLERVASVLGPDGPRALAEDDRDAWRNRNNELAAGGLRVLALAIRNVDSVDADPYEDMTLVGLAGLMDPPRDDVRHAVRELQEDGIDIIMVTGDQPETARTVAVSLGLIPEDAGPEYLMRSQDLKSPDELSDQERERVLKAEIFSRVSPEQKLDLVGAYQKRGRITAMTGDGVNDAPALRKADIGIAMGRRGTQVAKEAADVVLKDDALSTIAMAVKQGRIIFENIRKFIIYLLSGNIGGIAIVATAILAQAPLPLLPLQILYLNMIHDIFPALALGMGGSGDADKIRKPRGAEEPIVRRDHWAAIFVYGLLIAAAVLTAFFVSLRSMQVDDTTAATIAFLTLAFARTWHVFNMRDTGSRFFVNGVTQNPYIWGAIVIVLTMLSAAIFLPGLSTALHTVVPTLAQWQLILGCSLIPFVVVQMWKVGKKQTRSA; encoded by the coding sequence ATGGTTGACCCCGCCACAAAACCAGATATCCCCGCAAAGCCTTGGGCCGCGCCATACGAGGACGTTGCGCGCGACCTGGACACCAATATCCATAGCGGCTTGACCGACGACGAGGCGCGCCGCCGGCTGGAACAATACGGCCCCAACGCCCTGGAGACCAGGAGCCGCACCTCGGCGTGGGCCATTCTCTACGCGCAGTTCAAGAACCTCATCGTCCTGCTGCTCGCCGCCGCGGCCGCCCTGTCCTTCGCCTTCGGGCAGTGGCTGGAAGGATTCTCCATCTGTATCGCCCTGGCTATCAACGTGGTCATCGGCTTTGTCACGGAGCTCAAGGCCGTGCGCTCCATGGAGTCCTTGCAGGAGCTGAGCAAGACCACGGCGCGCGTCCTGCGCGGTGGAGTCACCAAAGAGATATCGGCGGCCGACGTGGTTCCGGGCGATATCGTTGTGCTGGAAAGCGGCGACCTGATGGCGGCGGACATGCGCATCGTGGAGGCGTCGCGCCTGCGCGCCAACGAGTCCGCCCTCACCGGCGAGTCCATGCCCGTGCACAAGCACGCCGATCCCGTGGAAACAGACGCGCCCCTGGCCGAACGCTTCGGCATGCTCTACAAGGGCACGGCTCTCACCCTGGGCTCTGGTCGGGCCATTGCCGTGGCCACCGGCATGGACACCGAGATAGGCCGCATCTCCGAGCTGGCCGAGCAGGCCGAGAGCGAGCAGCCGCCCCTGGAGAAGCGCCTCGACAGCCTGGGCAACCGGCTCTTCTGGATCGTCCTGGTCATCGCCGCCGTGATCGCCGGCGTGGGCTACTTCGCGCGCATGGATCCCCTGCTCATCATAGAGACGGCCATCGCCCTGGCCGTGGCCGCCATCCCGGAAGGCCTGCCCATCGTGGCGACCATCGCCCTGGCCCGCGGCATGTGGCGCATGGCCAAGCGCAACGCGCTCATCAACCGCCTCTCGGCCGTGGAGACCCTGGGCACCGTCACCGTGCTCTTCTCGGACAAAACCGGCACGCTCACCGAAAACCGCATGCGGCTCACCACCCTCAGCGTGGCAGGCCGTGAGGACATAGCGTCCATCAAGGCCGATAACGACGGCGTGTTCCGGCCGGACGCCGAGGCTCTGGAAAACACCGTGCGCCAGGCAGTGCTCGTGGGCGTGCTCTGCAACAACGCCAGCCTGGGCGACGGTGAGGGCGAGGTGACGGGCGACCCCATGGAGGTCGCGCTGCTGGAGGCCGGACGCGACGCCGGCATCCGGCGGCCCGAGCTGCTGCAATCCATGGAGGAGCACAAGGAGGAGGCCTTTGACCCGGAGCTCAAGATGATGGCCACCTTCCATACCAGGGAAGATGGCCAGGGGCTGGTTGTGGCCGTGAAAGGCGCGCCCGAGTCGGTCCTGGAACGAGTCGCCTCGGTGCTGGGTCCGGATGGTCCGCGCGCGCTGGCCGAGGATGACCGAGACGCCTGGCGCAATCGCAACAACGAGCTCGCCGCCGGCGGCCTGCGCGTGCTCGCCCTGGCCATCCGCAACGTAGACAGCGTCGACGCCGATCCATACGAGGACATGACCCTCGTCGGCCTGGCCGGGCTCATGGATCCCCCACGCGACGACGTGCGCCACGCCGTACGCGAGCTTCAGGAGGACGGCATCGACATCATCATGGTCACTGGTGACCAGCCCGAAACGGCCCGCACCGTGGCCGTGTCCCTGGGGCTCATTCCCGAGGACGCCGGGCCCGAGTATCTGATGCGCTCACAGGATCTCAAATCACCGGATGAGCTGAGCGACCAAGAGCGCGAGCGCGTGCTCAAGGCCGAAATATTCTCCCGCGTCTCCCCGGAGCAGAAGCTGGACCTGGTGGGCGCCTACCAGAAGCGCGGCAGAATAACAGCCATGACCGGCGACGGCGTGAACGACGCCCCGGCCCTGCGCAAGGCGGACATCGGCATAGCCATGGGCCGGCGCGGCACCCAGGTGGCCAAGGAGGCGGCCGACGTGGTGCTCAAGGACGACGCCCTCTCCACCATCGCCATGGCCGTGAAGCAGGGGCGGATCATCTTCGAGAACATCCGCAAGTTCATCATCTACCTGCTCTCGGGCAACATTGGCGGTATCGCCATCGTGGCCACGGCCATCCTGGCCCAGGCGCCGCTCCCGCTGCTGCCGTTGCAGATCCTCTACCTGAACATGATCCACGACATCTTCCCGGCCCTGGCCCTGGGCATGGGCGGCAGCGGCGACGCGGACAAGATCAGAAAGCCGCGCGGGGCCGAGGAGCCCATCGTGCGGCGCGACCACTGGGCCGCGATCTTCGTCTACGGCCTGCTCATTGCCGCGGCCGTGCTCACCGCGTTCTTCGTGAGCCTGCGCAGCATGCAGGTGGACGACACGACCGCAGCCACCATCGCCTTCCTCACCCTGGCCTTTGCGCGCACTTGGCACGTCTTCAACATGCGCGACACGGGCTCGCGCTTCTTCGTCAACGGCGTGACCCAAAACCCATACATCTGGGGCGCCATTGTCATCGTGCTCACCATGCTCTCGGCCGCCATCTTCCTGCCTGGCCTGTCCACGGCGCTACACACCGTGGTCCCAACGCTGGCCCAGTGGCAGCTCATTCTGGGGTGTAGCTTGATCCCGTTCGTGGTGGTGCAAATGTGGAAGGTGGGGAAGAAGCAAACAAGATCAGCATAA